The Centroberyx gerrardi isolate f3 chromosome 12, fCenGer3.hap1.cur.20231027, whole genome shotgun sequence genome has a window encoding:
- the lmna gene encoding lamin, whose product METPSQKRAGRDASTPISPARITRLQEKEDLCNLNDRLAVYIDKVRSLEVENAGLRMRITESDTEISRELSGMKAAYEMELADARKTLDQVAKERARLQLELGKIKEEYKELKARNSKKESDLEAALARLKDLEALLNSKDASLTTALGEKRTLEAEVKDLKAQLAKLEVSLADAKRQLQDEMLRRVDAENRLQTLKEELEFQKNIYSEELRESKRRHESRIVEIDSGRQIEFESKLSEALTELRAQHEEQVRIYKEEIEKTYNSKLENARQSADRNSHLVGAAHEELQQTRIRLETMSAQLSQLQKQLAAREAKVRELEEALGRERDLTRRRLEDKEREMAEMRARMQQQLDEYQELLDIKLALDMEISAYRKLLEGEEERLRLSPSPPPTRVTVTRTSGSGHSHTSRLLHSTAAAASSSRNSSGSASAKKRRLNDNDSETSSMAGGTVTKTRIAQQASASGRITVDEVDQEGKYVRLSNKADEDQSLGHWQVKRQVGTGSPIAYKFPPKFTLKAGGTVTIWSSTGGGNHNPPTDLVWKTQNSWGTGDLLQTTLISANGEEMAMRKVTRTLFHDDEDDDMGAHSTSGVESEYNLRSRTVICDSCGQPSDRSGGCSSGGGLPEGLVGHSFIMGSNQPRQGRTKPENCSIM is encoded by the exons ATGGAAACCCCGAGCCAGAAGCGCGCTGGCCGTGACGCCAGCACGCCCATCTCCCCGGCCCGCATCACCCGGCTGCAGGAGAAGGAGGACCTGTGCAACCTCAACGACCGGCTGGCCGTCTACATCGACAAGGTGCGCTCGCTGGAGGTGGAGAACGCCGGGCTGCGGATGCGCATCACCGAGTCGGACACGGAGATCAGCCGCGAGCTGTCGGGCATGAAGGCCGCCTATGAGATGGAGCTGGCCGACGCCCGCAAGACCCTGGACCAGGTGGCCAAGGAGCGAGCACGCCTGCAGCTGGAGCTGGGCAAGATCAAGGAGGAGTACAAGGAGCTCAAAGCCAG GAACAGTAAGAAGGAGTCGGACCTGGAGGCGGCCCTGGCCAGGCTGAAGGACCTGGAGGCCCTCCTCAACTCTAAAGATGCTTCCCTCACCACTGCCCTGGGGGAGAAGCGCACCCTGGAGGCTGAGGTCAAGGATCTCAAGGCCCAGCTGGCCAAG ttGGAGGTCAGCCTAGCCGATGCCAAGAGGCAGCTCCAGGATGAGATGCTGAGGAGAGTGGACGCTGAGAACCGCCTGCAGACCCTGAAGGAGGAGCTGGAGTTCCAGAAGAACATCTACAGCGAG GAGCTACGTGAGTCCAAGCGCCGGCACGAGTCTCGCATTGTGGAGATCGACAGCGGGCGGCAGATAGAGTTTGAGAGCAAGCTGTCCGAGGCCCTGACCGAGCTGAGAGCCCAGCATGAGGAACAGGTCCGCATCTACAAGGAGGAGATCGAGAAGACCTACAACTCCAAG ctggaGAACGCCCGTCAGTCAGCGGACAGGAACAGCCACTTGGTGGGAGCCGCCCATGAAGAGCTGCAGCAGACCCGTATTCGACTGGAGACCATGTCCGCCCAGCTCAGCCAGCTGCAgaaacag CTGGCGGCGAGGGAGGCCAAGGTgcgggagctggaggaggctcTGGGCCGGGAGCGGGACCTGACGCGGCGGCGGCTGGAGGATAAAGAGCGGGAGATGGCTGAAATGCGCGCCAGGATGCAACAGCAGCTGGACGAGTACCAGGAGCTGCTGGACATCAAGCTGGCCCTGGACATGGAGATCAGCGCTTATAGGAAGctgctggagggagaggaggagag GCTGCGTCTGTCCCCCAGCCCTCCGCCCACCCGGGTCACCGTCACCCGGACCTCTGGCTCGGGTCACAGCCACACCAGCCGCCTCCTCCActccaccgccgccgccgcctccagCAGCCGCAACTCCTCTGGCAGCGCCAGCGCCAAGAAGCGCCGTCTCAACGACAACGACAGCGAGACGTCCAGCATGGCGGGGGGCACCGTCACCAAGACGCGCATCGCCCAGCAGGCCTCGGCCAGCGGACGCATCACCGTGGACGAGGTGGACCAGGAGGGCAAATACGTCCGTCTCAGCAACAAGGCCGACGAG GACCAATCGCTGGGCCACTGGCAGGTGAAGAGGCAGGTCGGCACCGGCAGCCCCATCGCCTACAAGTTTCCCCCCAAGTTCACTCTCAAGGCTGGAGGGACCGTCACT ATCTGGTCTTCAACTGGCGGTGGAAACCACAACCCCCCCACTGACCTGGTGTGGAAGACCCAGAACTCGTGGGGCACCGGCGACCTCCTCCAGACCACGCTCATCAGCGCCAACGGGGAG GAAATGGCCATGAGGAAAGTCACACGCACCCTATTCCATGACGACGAAGACGACGACATG GGAGCTCACAGCACGAGCGGCGTGGAGAGCGAGTACAACCTGCGGAGCCGCACGGTGATCTGCGACTCCTGCGGCCAGCCGTCGGATCGCTCGGGCGGGTGCAGCAGCGGGGGCGGGCTGCCCGAGGGCCTGGTGGGACACTCCTTCATCATGGGCTCCAACCAGCCCAGACAG GGACGCACCAAACCGGAGAACTGCTCCATTATGTAA